CGTGGCCTTGAAAGCCGGCTTGCCGGTGGAAGTGCCGGCGTTGACGGTGAATCGGCTGTGCGGCTCGGGAATCCAGTCGATTATTTCGGCGGCGCAGTTAATCGAGCTTGGCGAAGCCAGTGTCGTGCTCGCCGGCGGGATGGAGTCGATGAGCCAGGCGCCCCACGTGATTCGAGGCGCGCGCTGGGGATTCAAGCTCGGCCAGGGCAAGCTGGAAGATTCACTGATGGTCGCGCTCTACGATCCGTATTGCGGCTGCACCATGGCCGGGACCGCGGAAAACCTGGCACGGAAGTACGGCATCACGCGCGAACTGCAGGATGAGTTCGCGTTGCGCAGCCAGAGGCTGGCGGCTGCGGCATGGGAAGCCGGCCGGTTTGAGGATGAAGTCACGCCGGTCGAGAAGTTCACGAAAGACGACCACATGCGTCCGGACACCACGATGGAAGGTCTCGCGAAATTGAAGACGGCTTTTGCCAAAGACGGTTATGTGACGGCGGGAAATGCGAGCGGGATTGTCGATGGCGGCGCGGCCGTGGTGGTGACGACGCGGGATCGCGCGAAGTCGGCGCCGCTGGGGCGCATCGTGAGCTGGGGGATCGCGGGAGTCTCGCCGGAAATCATGGGCATCGGGCCCGTACCGGCCTCGAAGATCGCGCTTCAGAAAGCCGGCTTGACGCTGGTGGACGTCGATCTCGTCGAGGTGAACGAAGCATTCGCGGCGCAATACCTGGCGGTCGAGAAGGCGCTGGAACTCGACCGCAATCGGGTGAATGTGAACGGCGGCGCGATCGCGCTGGGGCATCCGCTCGGCGCCACCGGCACACGGCTGGTGATGACGCTTCTGTATGAGCTGAAGCGGCGGAAGAAGAAGTACGGCCTGGCATCGGCGTGCATCGGTGGCGGGCAGGGGATCGCAATCATTGTGGAGGCCTTGTAATGGCGATTCAGAAAGTCGGCGTGTTGGGCTGCGGTTTGATGGGATCAGGGATTGCGCAGGTCGCGGCGATGGGAGGATATCCGACCGTCGTGAAGGAAGTGGCGGACGATTTTCTCAAGAAGGGAATGGCCGGGATCGAGAAGTCGCTGGGGCGGTTTGTCGAGAAGGGCACGATGACCGCAGACCAGCGGAGCCAGACGATATCGCGGCTGAAGGGCACGACAAAGTTCGAGGATCTGTCGGATTGCGATATCGTGATCGAGGCGATTACCGAGAACCTCGGCGTGAAGCGGGAGACTTACGCCGTCCTCGACGCGGTGGTCAAGCCGGGCGCAATCTTTGCGAGTAACACATCGTCGCTGGTGATCACGGAGATGATGACGGCGACCAAACGGGTGGACCGCTTCATCGGGATGCATTTCTTCAATCCGGTACCGTTGATGAAGCTGGTGGAGGTGGTCTCGACGATCACCACTGCGCCGGCGGTCATGGATGATGCGATGAGGTTTGCCGAGACGATTGGAAAGGTGCCCATCCGGACGTCGGACCGCTCGGGGTTTATCGTGAACCGTCTCTTGGTACCGTATCTCCTGGATGCGATCCGGGCGCTGGAAGAAGGCGTGGGAGGCGTCGAGGATATCGACAAAGGCATGAAGCTGGGATGCGGATATCCCATGGGGCCGTTCACGCTGCTGGATTTCGTGGGGCTCGAGACCACGTATTACATCGCCAATATCATGTTCGAGGAGTTCCGGGAGAAGCGGTTCGCGCCGCCGCCGCTGTTGAAGCGGCTGGTGCTGGCGGGGCATCACGGGAAGAAGACAGGGAAAGGGTTTTACGATTACAGCGATCCGGCGAAGCCGAGGGCGCTGTTTTAGGGGGGAAGGAGCGCGCGCGGGGGGAGTGTGAGGACTGGGCATGGCGCATCGCGGGCATTTCAATAAGGTGGCGCGCTGCTGCGCGCGGCCTTTTACTAAACGGCTTGCCTGAAGATGACGTGTGAGCGACCCCCTGCCCGCCGCTTCGCGGCGGCAGGGGGTCGCTCACACGCCATGTTGAAATCGAGTCAGTTTAGTAAAGGATGCGCGCAAGCGCGTACCTTATTGAAACGGCCGCGCAGAGCCGTGTACAGGTCTCAACGTTAACTCGCAGCGCGCTCCTTTTTATAAAACGCGCACACCTCAAACAACTATGTTCAACAACCTTCTCTACACCACCGACGCCTCCATCGCCACCATCACCGTCAACCGGCCGGCGGTCCGGAACGCGCTCAACTCCGACACCATGAGCGAGCTCCACGCCGCCTTCTCGCAGGCGAAGTCCGATGCCTCTGTCCGCGTGATCATCCTCACCGGCGCCGGCGACAAAGCCTTTGTGGCAGGCGCGGATATCAACGAACTGGCGAAGCTCTCTCCGGTCGAAGGCCGCGATTACTCGCTCGCGGGGCAGGCGATC
The sequence above is a segment of the Terriglobia bacterium genome. Coding sequences within it:
- a CDS encoding acetyl-CoA C-acetyltransferase; translation: MKEIVIVSGKRTAMGEYGGALRDLSALELGAIASKAAIAQSKFEPKDFDHVVFGNALQTSGDAIYGARHVALKAGLPVEVPALTVNRLCGSGIQSIISAAQLIELGEASVVLAGGMESMSQAPHVIRGARWGFKLGQGKLEDSLMVALYDPYCGCTMAGTAENLARKYGITRELQDEFALRSQRLAAAAWEAGRFEDEVTPVEKFTKDDHMRPDTTMEGLAKLKTAFAKDGYVTAGNASGIVDGGAAVVVTTRDRAKSAPLGRIVSWGIAGVSPEIMGIGPVPASKIALQKAGLTLVDVDLVEVNEAFAAQYLAVEKALELDRNRVNVNGGAIALGHPLGATGTRLVMTLLYELKRRKKKYGLASACIGGGQGIAIIVEAL
- a CDS encoding 3-hydroxybutyryl-CoA dehydrogenase, with translation MAIQKVGVLGCGLMGSGIAQVAAMGGYPTVVKEVADDFLKKGMAGIEKSLGRFVEKGTMTADQRSQTISRLKGTTKFEDLSDCDIVIEAITENLGVKRETYAVLDAVVKPGAIFASNTSSLVITEMMTATKRVDRFIGMHFFNPVPLMKLVEVVSTITTAPAVMDDAMRFAETIGKVPIRTSDRSGFIVNRLLVPYLLDAIRALEEGVGGVEDIDKGMKLGCGYPMGPFTLLDFVGLETTYYIANIMFEEFREKRFAPPPLLKRLVLAGHHGKKTGKGFYDYSDPAKPRALF